One segment of Anastrepha obliqua isolate idAnaObli1 chromosome 3, idAnaObli1_1.0, whole genome shotgun sequence DNA contains the following:
- the LOC129242580 gene encoding protein scarlet, translating into MLRDNLIMIDQAGSVNPPHADFTDTVKHVDAGEQIEMQDVVGAPNNNNNKYNNNNGHRGRSVNGDSGAGASTGVNGADSRLAITDISSTPPHTTSTRNSSERSLPLRSYSKWSPTEQGATLVWRDLCVYTTGDPNDASGGGGLHKMKRIINNSTGAVQPGNLMALMGSSGSGKTTLMSTLAFRQPAGTIVQGDILINGRRIGPFMHRISGYVYQDDLFIDTLTVLEHLTFMAHLRLDRRVSRSERKAIISDLLERTGLMSAAHTRIGSGDDKKMLSGGERKRLAFAVELLNDPVILFCDEPTTGLDSFSAQQLVQTLYDLAKKGTTILCTIHQPSSQLFDMFNNVLLLADGRVAFTGSPQNALNFFAENGYHCPEAYNPADFLIGVLATDPGYEQASQRSAQYLCDMFAVSGAAKQRDMLVNLEIHMAQTGDYPFDTEVDSFQSAAWYKKFHVIWYRASLSMLRDPTIQRMRFFQKMAMAIIIGACFAGTTTVSQLGVQAVQGALFVMISENTYHPMYSVLNVFPQGFPLFLRETRSGMYSTAQYYVAYILAMLPGMIIEPLLFVIISYWISGLRPTFFAFSITAISIVLVMNVATACGCFFSTAFNSVPLAMAYLVPVDYIFMITSGIFIKISTLPMAFYWTQFLSWMLYANEAMTIAQWSGVQNITCFEESEDLPCFHTGQDVLDKYSFNESNLYRNLLAILAIYFIFHILGYYCLWRRAKKI; encoded by the exons atgttaagGGATAATCTCATCATGATAGACCAAGCGGGAAGTGTTAATCCGCCACACGCCGACTTCACCGACACTGTAAAGCACGTGGATGCTGGTGAGCAAATTGAGATGCAGGATGTCGTTGGAGCAccgaacaataacaataacaagtacaacaataataatgggCATAGAGGCCGCAGCGTTAATGGCGACAGTGGGGCTGGTGCTAGTACTGGCGTAAATGGTGCTGACAGCCGCCTGGCTATCACCGATATTTCCAGCACACCACCACACACCACATCGACGCGTAATAGCTCGGAACGTAGTCTGCCACTGCGTAGCTATAGCAAATGGTCGCCCACCGAGCAGGGTGCTACATTGGTTTGGCGGGATTTGTGCGTCTATACGACGGGTGATCCGAATGATGCAAGTGGTGGTGGTGGCTTGCACAAAATGAAGCGCATCATTAACAATTCGACAGGTGCGGTGCAGCCGGGCAATCTGATGGCTTTAATGGGCTCCAG TGGCTCAGGCAAAACCACACTGATGTCTACACTCGCTTTCCGTCAACCAG CCGGTACCATTGTTCAGGGCGATATTTTAATAAACGGCCGTCGCATTGGTCCATTTATGCATCGCATTAGCGGATACGTATATCAAGATGATTTATTCATCGACACATTAACAGTGCTGGAGCACTTGACATTCATG GCACATCTCCGCTTGGATCGACGAGTAAGTCGTAGCGAACGTAAGGCAATCATAAGTGACCTCTTGGAACGCACCGGTCTAATGTCGGCGGCGCATACCCGCATCGGTTCGGGAGATGATAAGAAGATGTTGTCGGGTGGTGAACGTAAGCGACTCGCTTTTGCCGTCGAGTTGCTAAATGATCCGGTCATCTTGTTTTGCGATGAACCCACCACCGGTTTGGACTCGTTTAGCGCTCAACAACTAGTACAGACTCTTTACGATTTGGCTAAGAAGGGTACTACCATACTGTGTACCATACATCAGCCTTCCAGTCAGCTCTTCGATATGTTCAACAATGTTTTACTGCTGGCCGATGGACGCGTCGCTTTCACTGGTTCACCGCAAAATGCGCTTAACTTTTTCGCCGAGAATGGCTATCACTGCCCGGAGGCTTATAATCCGGCTGATTTTTTGATTGGTGTGTTAGCCACAGATCCTGGCTACGAGCAAGCTTCACAGCGTTCGGCGCAATATTTGTGTGACATGTTTGCTGTTAGTGGTGCGGCTAAACAGCGCGACATGTTGGTCAATCTGGAGATTCATATGGCGCAGACGGGTGATTATCCCTTCGATACAGAAGTAGATTCCTTTCAATCGGCTGCATGGTACAAGAAATTCCATGTCATTTGGTATCGTGCCTCGCTTTCAATGTTACGAGATCCGACTATTCAGCGTATGCGTTTCTTCCAGAAAATGGCTATGGCTATCATAATTGGCGCTTGTTTTGCCGGCACTACAACGGTCTCGCAGCTTGGAGTGCAGGCGGTGCAGGGTGCGCTTTTTGTAATGATTTCAGAAAACACCTATCACCCGATGTACTCGGTTTTGAATGTATTTCCACAAGGATTCCCGCTATTCTTACGTGAAACACGCTCTGGGATGTATTCAACGGCACAGTATTATGTTGCTTATATATTGGCCATG TTGCCCGGCATGATTATTGAACCATTACTTTTCGTTATAATCAGTTATTGGATAAGTGGTTTACGCCCAACATTCTTTGCCTTCAGCATAACGGCCATATCTATCGTTTTGGTTATGAATGTGGCTACCGCTTGCGGTTGCTTCTTTTCCACAGCATTCAATTCAGTGCCATTAGCTATGGCATATTTGGTACCTGTTGATTACATTTTCATGATAACATCgggaattttcattaaaattag CACTTTGCCTATGGCCTTTTACTGGACGCAATTTCTTTCGTGGATGCTGTATGCAAATGAGGCAATGACGATTGCACAGTGGTCTGGTGTCCAAAATATAA CCTGCTTTGAGGAGAGTGAGGACTTGCCGTGCTTCCATACCGGTCAGGACGTGCTGGATAAATACAGTTTTAACGAGTCGAATTTATACAGAAATTTGCTTGCGATTTTAGctatttactttatatttcaCATTTTGGGCTATTACTGTCTGTGGCGTCGCGCTAAGAAGATTTAA